DNA sequence from the Treponema sp. OMZ 838 genome:
GGCAATAGCTCTAACCCGCTGATGGCAAAGACGACGGAAGGATTGCAGGTAACCAAGACCGGCAACATCATCGTCGATGAAAACCAGAAAACCAGTATCCCGAAAGTGTGGTCGGGGGGAGACATCGTACTTGGCGCTGCCACCGTCATCCTCGCGATGGGCGAAGGACGCAAAGCAGCGGCGAGTATTAACGAATATTTAGCACAGTAACACAAAAGGAGAAGCCGTATGAAAAAGTATGTACCGGAACCGTTTAGAATCAAAATGGTAGAGCCAATCAAAATGACAACCCGCGAAGAACGCCTCAAAAAACTTGAAGCGGCAAAGTACAATATGTTCAACCTGCGCGGGGAAGATGTGTACATCGACTTATTAACCGACAGCGGAACAAACGCAATGAGCGATAAACAGTGGGCGGGTGTGATGGTCGGTGATGAGGCGTATGCCGGCGGCAAAAGCTATTTTAAATTGCTCGAAGCGGGACAGGATATTTTCGGATACGAATTTATCCAGCCGGTACATCAAGGACGTGCAGCGGAAAAAGTTATGTTCCCCTTATTGCTTAAAAAAGGGCAGTTCGCTATTTCCAATATGTTCTTTGATACGACACGAGCGCATGTTACGTTATCCGGCGGAAAACCGGTAGACTGCGTGTGTGCGGAAGCGAAAAAACCGTCCGTCTATGCTCCGTTTAAGGGCAACATGGATGTTGAAAAACTTGAAAAGTATATCAATGAATACGGCAAAGAAAATGTCGGCATGATTGTTATGACCATTACCAACAATTCTGCCGGCGGTCAGCCCGTATCCATGCAAAACATCCGCGAGGTTTCTGCGGTCGCAAAAAAATACGGTATCTTATTTAATATCGATGCCGCTCGTTTTGCGGAAAACGCCTATTTTATCAAAGAGCGCGAAGCGGGATATAACAATAAATCCATTAAGGACATTGTCCGCGAGATGTTCAGCTATGCCGACACCTTTACGATGAGTGCAAAAAAGGATGCAATCGTCAACATGGGCGGCATTATCGGTATTAAGAACAACAAAGATATTTACCAGCTGATTAAAGGCAACTGTATTTCGTTTGAAGGGTTTATTACCTACGGCGGCCTTGCCGGCCGGGATCTGGAAGCCTTGGCGATTGGTTTGTACGAAGGTATCGATGAGGCATATCTGAAATACCGCAATGCTTCTATGGAATATTTGGCATCTCAGCTGCTTGATGCCGGTGTTGCCATCCAAAATCCTGCGGGCGGACACGGTGTTTACGTCGATGCGAACGCAATGTTCCCGCACATTCCCTACTATGAATTCCCCGGCCATACACTCTGTGTAGAGCTGTACAAAGAAGCCGGTATCCGTACCTGCGATATTGGGTCGTTCATGCTCGGCAATGATCCTGAAACAGGCAAGCAGATTAAGTCCGAATTTGAGTTTGCACGGTTAGCTATTCCGCGCCGTGTATACACTCAGGCTCATTTGGATGTCATTGCGGAAGCGTTAATCAACATCAAAGAGCGAGCTTCGCAGGTGAAAGGCTACCGCATCATCTGGGAACCGCCGATTTTACGTCACTTCCAAGCTCATTTGGAACCCATTAAATAGTCCTAAGCGGGCATTCGGAACACGATATGATACATAAAGAAACACGGCGCGATCAATTCGGCTCACAGTTTGGATTTATTCTTGCTTGCATCGGTTCCGCCGTCGGTATGGGGAATATCTGGCTGTTCCCGTTCCGTGCCGGGCAGTTCGGGGGTGCGGCATTTTTAATTCCCTACGTCATCTTTGTTACTTTTATCGGATACACGGGTATTGTTGAAGAAATGTGTTTAGGACGGGCAATGAGAACAGGCCCGCACGGTGCGTTTCTGAAAGCGACTCAAATGCGCGGCAATAATTCCGGAGCTGCTATCGGATGGATTCCCGTTATCGGTTCGCTCGGTATTGCAATCGGATATACAGTTGTGGTCGGATGGATTATCCGCTTTACGGCGGGAGCTTTTTCGGGTTCCATGCTTGCAGCGGAAAACAGCGGTGCATACTTCGGGGTCATTGCCGGACGGCTTTCAAGCTTACCGTGGCACAGTACCGCAATTATCGGTTGCTTTATAATTATGGCAGCAGGTATTTCATCAGGTATCGAAAAAGTCAACAAAGTGATGATGCCGGCATTTTTCGGCTTGTTTATTATTCTTGCCATTCGTGTTGCGACATTACCGAAAGCAGCTGACGGATATACCTTTTTATTTAAAGCAGACTGGAGTAAATTAGCGGATGTAAAAACGTGGGTTTATGCGCTTGGTCAAGCATTCTTTTCGTTATCCCTCGCCGGAAGCGGTACTGTGGTATACGGCAGCTATTTGAAGGATAATGAAGATGCTCCAACCAGTGCAAAATTCACAGCGATATTCGATACCCTTGCAGCGCTGCTTGCGGCATTGGTTATTATCCCCGCAGTCTTTGTGTATAACCTTGAACCGACAGCAGGGCCTCCGTTGATGTTTATCACCATGCCGATGATCTTTAAAGAAATGCCTGCCGGCACCCTGTTTTCGATTATATTCTTTGTTGCGGTATTGTTCGCCGGAATTACCTCACTGATCAATCTCTATGAAACACCGGTAGAAATGCTGCAGCAAAAGTTTAAGCTGAGCCGGAAAGTTTCGCTTCTGATTGTGCTCGGTCTCGGTTTTCTTATCGGATTGATTGTTGAAGACGGAAACATACTCGGTACATGGATGGATGTTATCAGTATTTATATTATTCCGCTCGGAGCCTTACTTGCCGGTATTATGTTCTTCTGGGTATGCAATAAAGATTTCGTGTTACGCGAAGTTTCAAAAGGCCGCTTAAAACCGATCGGCAGCGCGTATGTTGTGCAAGGAAAATATCTTTACTGCGGCGTTACCGTCATCATATATATTCTCGGTATTTTCTACGGCGGTATCGGTTGATTCTGCTTGTATCGGTTTTATTTTCTTTGTTCAGAATGGGCTAATGCAATAATAGCGTTTAAAAATGCGGTTTTGCCGCAGTATCTATCTGCATCTATCGCTCCGCCAGCCATGTGCGCGTGGCCTCCTCCAGACCCCATGTCTTTTACCGTTTCTTGAATTAAATACCCCGCATCAAGCTTGCTATCACGGCTTCGTGCAGAGAGTTTGTATTCAGGCCCGTTTGTTTCTATTACAATAACAAAAGAAATATCTTTTATCCAAATTAAAAAATCGGCTACAATAGACAAAATGGCTCTTGAGTAATCTTCACTTAATTCTACAATTAAGAAATTATCTATGCGTAAATAGTCGGTAAAAGCCCGTCCTATTTCTTCAAGATCGCAGATGTTTATGGTCGTTTTAATCATTTGATATGTTTTTTGCACGTCCGATTTAAAGTAAAGTTCATAATAAGCATCCAGATCAAGTTTGTTTACACTTCTGGATAAAAAAGCCGTATCCAGCTGTATACCCGCAATCATTGCTGTCGCAGTCATTCTGTCATATTCTTTTCCCGATTCTTTCCAATAAGACCAAATGATAGAAGAACAGGCTCCGATTCCCGCCCTTATATCCGTATAAGCTGCTGTAGACTGCATTCGTGCCGGATGGTGATCTATTACGGCCTTTAAGATACCGCCTACCTTTTTTACGGTTCCCTTAAAAGGGGAGCCGTCTACAATTACAACTTGGTATTTTTTTAAATCAGCAATTTCATCAAGTTTTAAAAGAGGATAGTCTAAATATTCTACAAATTCTATTAAAGATAGACTTTGAATATGACCGCCATAAGCAATCTCTACTTTGTAACCGTAACTTTCTAAAAGTTTTAAAAGAGCATACGCCGCACCGAGGGCATCATGATCCGGAAAATCATGCGTTTGTATAAGTACCGGTTGGTCTTTGCTTAAAACCGAACAAAGCGTAGATAATTTGTCTTCCATAAAGAATAATCCTAAAGTAAAGTCGATAAGATTATAGCATAAAAAGAGGTATTTTCCAATCGTAGCAATTCGGTGTAACTTATTAAAGGAGAGGACAAATAGGCATTATTATTCTATGGGACTGTTAAAAATAGTCTGACGCAGCTCCCCCTTGCTCTGTCAAAAATCCTAGACAAGAATAGAGAAATATTGTACGGTATGTACCTGCCGATTAACAATTTTACTATTTTTAATCGCTTTATTCATAATTAATATAGTTAATATAGTAAGTAGGAGTGTAACATGACGTTAAAACAAAAAATCATCATACTCGGTTGTAGTATCGCCTTAATTGCAGGCGTACCTCTTTTTGCAAAACCAAAAGCGGTTTTCGTTGCGGTCTTTGTGCCCGGAATTGTCAAAGGGAACCCGACGTATGAATTGCTCGTAGAGGGCGTACAGGACGCGAAGGCGCAGCTGGATAAAAAAGGTACACCGATTACCGTCAAGGTTGTAGAAGGCGGTGTGAATCAGGGTGAATGGCAAAACGGATTGACGGCACTTGCCTTAAGCAAAAAGTATGATCTCATTATCAGTTCCAATCCTTCGTTGCCGGCAATCGCAGAAAAGGTGCTGCAATCCGCGCCCAAACAAAAATTCCTGCTGCTGGACGGCTACCTTGCCGGAAACGCACAAATAAAAACAGTCGGATTTAATCAGTACGAACAGGGTTACCTCAACGGTTACTACGCCGCGCTCGTAAGCAGCAGTTCGATGAAGAATGCAAACGCTGCGTATAAGATCGGCCTTCTCGCCGGACAGGAATTCCCGGTTATGAATGACAAAATACGGAAAGGCTACTTGGACGGAGCAAAAGCCGTCAATAAAAACTTTGAGCTCGATTTCCGTGTCCTCGGTAATTGGTATGACGCCGCAAAAGCCTCCGAACTGGCCGCTTCGATGATTAAAAACAATGTGGATGTCATCTTAACAATCTGCGGCGGCGGAAATGCAGGCGTTGTGGCAGCCGCCCGTGAACACGGCGCGTATGTGATGTGGTTTGACCGGCCGGGCTATTCCTACGGGAAGGACATTGTCGTCGGTTCAACGGAAGTCAGCCAAAAGACAGCCTGTACCGATTCCGTGATTGCCTTTGTGGAAGGACGCTTGGAGTTCGGCACATCGGCAGAACTCGGCATAAAAGACGGTGCGGTAAACTTTGCTTTTGAAGGAGTACCTTCCGCCGTACCGGCAGACATTACTCAAAAAGTAAAACAACTGATAGACGGCGTTAAAACCGGAGCATTGACCTTATCCGCTCACTAGGATTCCTTTGTGTTTTCGACGGAAAACTTACGCTTTACGTTTCCGGAAAACGGTATTACGGCTGTAGACGGGGTAAGCATTGAGTTTGAGGCAGGTAAGATACATGCGCTGTTAGGCGAAAACGGCGCCGGAAAATCAACGCTTGCCCGCCTCTGTACCGGTCATTTACAGCCGGACGGCGGCCGCATCCTTTACAACGGCGAAGCGCTGGACTTACGTTCCGCTGCGGACGGTATTGCACAGGGGCTCGTGCTGACGCCGCAGCATCCGCAGCTTTCGGCGGAGCTTACGGTATGGGAAAATCTTGCAATCGGATTACACACCGAAAAAGATATCGCCGCCAACGTTCTTTCGCCCCAAAAAACTCAAAACGCAATTGCGGCGGCGCTCGCCCGCTACGATATCGTACTGCCGCTCACCCAAAAAGCGGAAACGCTCGATACGGCGCAGCTGCACTGGGCGGCAATCGGAGAAGCGCTGCTTAAAAATCCTTCCGTATTCTTTTTAGACGAACCATCCGCCTCCTTTAGTCCGCAGGAAATTACCCAGCTGTACGGCATACTCCGCAGCTGCGCGGACAGGGGCGCATGTATTATCGTAGTAACACACCGCATTCAAGAAGTGTTGAGCTTTATGGACACGGTGCATATTCTGCGGAACGGTAAAACGGTCTGGAACGGTTCTATCGATTCTACCGTAAATGTAAACCTCCTGCTGCAAGAAATTTTCGGTTCCGAACAGGCGGAATGGACTGCCGCCGAAGTACAATCGGATACTCCGCCGATTCAAGCCGACTCCGGTACAGCCGCCGGTTCATCAAACACTAATATTTCATCGTATACAAATACACCGCAACCCGACACGGTATCTCCGGCATCGCAGTTCCAAAGTTCTTCCACATCGCAGTTTCAGGATGCTGCGGCAAAACCGGCGGCGGGGCTGACTGTTTCGCATGTTGCTGCCGTCAGCAGCAGAGGCGTCCGCTTTTCGGATTTTTCAATCGATGTTCCGCATGGGAAGATAACCGGCGTCGTCGGCATAAAAAAACAGGGGCTGGAACTGTTGGAATATCTACTGGTCAACACGCTCAAGCCGGACAGCGGTACTATCCGGTTTGACGGGCAGCCCCTGAGCCGCATACCGCGCGAAACCTACGCCTACATCCCCAGCAAGCGGATGAGGAACGGCATTGCCGGCAGACACAGCATTGCGGAAAACCTCTACGTCCGCGCACGCGCCTCGCTGTACCGCTTCGGTATTTACTCCCCCGCAGCGGTTGAAGAATGGAAGCGCAGCTGTTCATTCGATATTCCCCGCTCATGGAAAGATTCGGTATTGAGCTTATCGGGAGGCATGATCCAAAAACTGATTTTCAGCCGCGAACTCGACAATCCGCCGCCGCAGTTGGTTATCTGTGCCGAACCCTATTGGGGGCTGGACAGGAAGGTACAGCTTGCGCTGCTGCAGCGGCTCCGCA
Encoded proteins:
- a CDS encoding tryptophanase is translated as MKKYVPEPFRIKMVEPIKMTTREERLKKLEAAKYNMFNLRGEDVYIDLLTDSGTNAMSDKQWAGVMVGDEAYAGGKSYFKLLEAGQDIFGYEFIQPVHQGRAAEKVMFPLLLKKGQFAISNMFFDTTRAHVTLSGGKPVDCVCAEAKKPSVYAPFKGNMDVEKLEKYINEYGKENVGMIVMTITNNSAGGQPVSMQNIREVSAVAKKYGILFNIDAARFAENAYFIKEREAGYNNKSIKDIVREMFSYADTFTMSAKKDAIVNMGGIIGIKNNKDIYQLIKGNCISFEGFITYGGLAGRDLEALAIGLYEGIDEAYLKYRNASMEYLASQLLDAGVAIQNPAGGHGVYVDANAMFPHIPYYEFPGHTLCVELYKEAGIRTCDIGSFMLGNDPETGKQIKSEFEFARLAIPRRVYTQAHLDVIAEALINIKERASQVKGYRIIWEPPILRHFQAHLEPIK
- a CDS encoding sodium-dependent transporter, with the translated sequence MIHKETRRDQFGSQFGFILACIGSAVGMGNIWLFPFRAGQFGGAAFLIPYVIFVTFIGYTGIVEEMCLGRAMRTGPHGAFLKATQMRGNNSGAAIGWIPVIGSLGIAIGYTVVVGWIIRFTAGAFSGSMLAAENSGAYFGVIAGRLSSLPWHSTAIIGCFIIMAAGISSGIEKVNKVMMPAFFGLFIILAIRVATLPKAADGYTFLFKADWSKLADVKTWVYALGQAFFSLSLAGSGTVVYGSYLKDNEDAPTSAKFTAIFDTLAALLAALVIIPAVFVYNLEPTAGPPLMFITMPMIFKEMPAGTLFSIIFFVAVLFAGITSLINLYETPVEMLQQKFKLSRKVSLLIVLGLGFLIGLIVEDGNILGTWMDVISIYIIPLGALLAGIMFFWVCNKDFVLREVSKGRLKPIGSAYVVQGKYLYCGVTVIIYILGIFYGGIG
- a CDS encoding bifunctional oligoribonuclease/PAP phosphatase NrnA, whose protein sequence is MEDKLSTLCSVLSKDQPVLIQTHDFPDHDALGAAYALLKLLESYGYKVEIAYGGHIQSLSLIEFVEYLDYPLLKLDEIADLKKYQVVIVDGSPFKGTVKKVGGILKAVIDHHPARMQSTAAYTDIRAGIGACSSIIWSYWKESGKEYDRMTATAMIAGIQLDTAFLSRSVNKLDLDAYYELYFKSDVQKTYQMIKTTINICDLEEIGRAFTDYLRIDNFLIVELSEDYSRAILSIVADFLIWIKDISFVIVIETNGPEYKLSARSRDSKLDAGYLIQETVKDMGSGGGHAHMAGGAIDADRYCGKTAFLNAIIALAHSEQRK
- a CDS encoding BMP family ABC transporter substrate-binding protein, translated to MTLKQKIIILGCSIALIAGVPLFAKPKAVFVAVFVPGIVKGNPTYELLVEGVQDAKAQLDKKGTPITVKVVEGGVNQGEWQNGLTALALSKKYDLIISSNPSLPAIAEKVLQSAPKQKFLLLDGYLAGNAQIKTVGFNQYEQGYLNGYYAALVSSSSMKNANAAYKIGLLAGQEFPVMNDKIRKGYLDGAKAVNKNFELDFRVLGNWYDAAKASELAASMIKNNVDVILTICGGGNAGVVAAAREHGAYVMWFDRPGYSYGKDIVVGSTEVSQKTACTDSVIAFVEGRLEFGTSAELGIKDGAVNFAFEGVPSAVPADITQKVKQLIDGVKTGALTLSAH
- a CDS encoding ATP-binding cassette domain-containing protein gives rise to the protein MFSTENLRFTFPENGITAVDGVSIEFEAGKIHALLGENGAGKSTLARLCTGHLQPDGGRILYNGEALDLRSAADGIAQGLVLTPQHPQLSAELTVWENLAIGLHTEKDIAANVLSPQKTQNAIAAALARYDIVLPLTQKAETLDTAQLHWAAIGEALLKNPSVFFLDEPSASFSPQEITQLYGILRSCADRGACIIVVTHRIQEVLSFMDTVHILRNGKTVWNGSIDSTVNVNLLLQEIFGSEQAEWTAAEVQSDTPPIQADSGTAAGSSNTNISSYTNTPQPDTVSPASQFQSSSTSQFQDAAAKPAAGLTVSHVAAVSSRGVRFSDFSIDVPHGKITGVVGIKKQGLELLEYLLVNTLKPDSGTIRFDGQPLSRIPRETYAYIPSKRMRNGIAGRHSIAENLYVRARASLYRFGIYSPAAVEEWKRSCSFDIPRSWKDSVLSLSGGMIQKLIFSRELDNPPPQLVICAEPYWGLDRKVQLALLQRLRNLAEKGAAVIVLTSDVDAALETCDRIHVLYRGVLTRFMERSAYNRAEIIAAMMQASKDE